A portion of the Flavobacterium magnum genome contains these proteins:
- a CDS encoding IPT/TIG domain-containing protein, with amino-acid sequence MKHLRLVSVALLLLLAVSSFSCSPDDRDGSGPLVTNYPLSGLLGQEFTMQLENIEPNKLQVFFGNEQAPITYLSDAEIKITVPRTLTNPTSVLKIIDLTTNETIVNENFSLKTPVINGFSVSEVAFGEVFSINGDNFDTIKDDVGVTVNGIAASAVAASYNKIDVVLPTNITDANLQIKVKAQRQEVTAAAMLHLRAPQILSIDNTIAWIKGELTLNMLNYNPDYEMGEASINGNPCYVSVYNNQVKLSIPPGVYTDFRITAVTYKTAGQTATYNTDIPIGNDAIMVDYDSVSGNNSQIFERNGKAYRIARMNSASQETGEYSLMEFSAATEKWTVLSSFHYFGNISDALFDGDDTLYLYKFQSASQTYTLTKLNLNTYAETAIALPDNTIISPIMFAYQGALYLLSGIELVNGLPTVRTEKYKYSGGTWTTLSASAFSGIPAMGQYDSGKCDYMHFGNNIYVTWHARTYKITPALSVTEYPYKSVFHYQNAVVGRYSNSNSQTLYNIETNQPAYVQDDFFDEAGSCFNAGSEIYFQRNAWTGYHVNTTYTQRLRKTILNALL; translated from the coding sequence ATGAAACACCTGAGATTGGTTTCCGTTGCATTACTGCTGTTGTTGGCCGTCAGCTCGTTTTCATGTTCGCCTGATGACCGTGACGGGTCTGGGCCTTTAGTAACCAATTATCCGTTGTCCGGGTTGCTGGGACAGGAATTCACTATGCAGCTTGAAAATATTGAACCAAATAAATTGCAGGTGTTTTTTGGCAATGAGCAGGCGCCCATCACCTATTTGTCAGACGCTGAAATTAAGATCACCGTTCCGCGTACGCTAACCAACCCGACGTCGGTTTTGAAAATCATTGACCTGACCACCAATGAAACCATTGTAAATGAAAATTTCTCGCTGAAAACTCCGGTCATAAACGGATTCAGTGTTTCGGAAGTAGCCTTTGGTGAGGTTTTCAGTATCAACGGGGACAACTTCGATACAATCAAAGACGATGTCGGCGTGACCGTGAACGGTATCGCTGCTTCCGCAGTAGCCGCGTCCTATAATAAGATTGATGTGGTACTTCCGACAAACATCACGGACGCAAATCTGCAAATTAAAGTAAAGGCGCAACGTCAGGAGGTGACTGCCGCGGCAATGCTTCACCTCAGGGCACCACAGATATTGAGTATTGACAATACCATCGCATGGATTAAGGGGGAACTGACGCTTAACATGCTCAACTACAATCCGGACTATGAGATGGGTGAAGCCTCGATCAATGGCAATCCGTGTTACGTGTCAGTGTACAACAACCAGGTAAAGCTATCCATCCCGCCCGGGGTGTACACTGACTTCCGCATCACTGCCGTCACCTATAAGACGGCGGGACAAACGGCCACTTATAATACCGACATACCAATAGGGAACGATGCGATTATGGTGGATTACGATTCGGTTTCAGGCAACAATTCACAGATTTTTGAGCGCAACGGGAAAGCCTACAGGATTGCCCGGATGAATTCCGCTTCACAGGAAACAGGCGAGTATTCGCTGATGGAGTTTTCAGCTGCTACTGAAAAATGGACGGTACTGTCGTCATTTCACTATTTCGGTAATATTTCGGATGCGCTGTTTGACGGAGACGATACCCTTTATCTTTACAAATTCCAATCTGCTTCACAAACATATACCCTGACAAAGCTGAACCTGAACACCTATGCCGAAACCGCTATTGCGCTGCCTGACAATACAATCATCAGCCCGATTATGTTTGCTTACCAAGGAGCGCTGTACCTGCTGAGCGGAATAGAACTTGTCAACGGATTGCCTACAGTACGCACTGAAAAGTACAAATATTCGGGAGGAACATGGACGACATTATCCGCGTCAGCATTTTCAGGCATACCTGCTATGGGCCAGTATGATTCCGGCAAGTGTGACTATATGCACTTCGGAAATAATATTTATGTGACGTGGCATGCGCGTACCTACAAAATCACGCCGGCGCTTTCGGTGACAGAATATCCATACAAATCAGTATTCCATTACCAGAATGCGGTTGTGGGGAGATACAGTAATTCAAACAGTCAGACCCTCTACAATATCGAAACCAACCAGCCGGCGTATGTGCAGGATGACTTTTTTGACGAAGCCGGCAGCTGTTTCAACGCGGGCAGTGAAATTTACTTCCAGCGGAATGCCTGGACCGGTTATCATGTCAACACCACCTACACCCAACGTTTAAGAAAAACAATCCTAAATGCGTTACTTTAA
- a CDS encoding ABC-F family ATP-binding cassette domain-containing protein, whose product MITVNDVSVQFGGTTLFSEVSFAINENDKIALMGKNGAGKSTLLKIIAGESKPSTGSISAPKEAVIAYLPQHLLTKDDNTVFEEASKAFSEVFSMKAEIDEINEQLTIRTDYESDAYMKLIERVSELSEKFYSIEEINYEAEVEKVLKGLGFLREDFTRPTSEFSGGWRMRIELAKILLKKPDLILLDEPTNHMDIESIEWLEDFLINSAKAVIVISHDRAFVDNITNRTIEVTMGRIYDYKAKYSHYLELRKDRRLHQQKAYEEQQKMIAENMEFIERFKGTYSKTLQVQSRVKMLEKLELVEVDEVDTSALRLKFPPSPRSGQYPVVVNGLSKHYDGHVVFNDANLVIERGQKVAFVGKNGEGKSTMVKAIMKELTPDSGKVEIGHNAQIGYFAQNQASLLDGELTVFETIDRIAEGDIRTQIKNLLGAFMFGGDDVQKKVKVLSGGEKTRLAMIKLLLEPVNVLILDEPTNHLDMKTKDIIKDALRDFDGTLVLVSHDRDFLDGLAEKVFEFGNKRVKEHFEDIKGFLAHKKMESLREIEK is encoded by the coding sequence ATGATTACGGTTAACGATGTATCGGTGCAATTTGGCGGAACGACCCTTTTTAGTGAGGTGTCTTTCGCAATCAATGAGAATGACAAAATCGCACTGATGGGCAAAAACGGCGCGGGGAAATCGACATTATTAAAAATTATTGCCGGGGAAAGCAAGCCGTCAACGGGCAGCATTTCCGCCCCAAAAGAAGCCGTAATCGCCTACCTGCCGCAGCATCTGCTCACTAAAGATGATAACACCGTTTTTGAGGAAGCCTCTAAAGCGTTCAGTGAAGTCTTTAGCATGAAGGCTGAAATCGATGAAATCAACGAACAACTCACGATACGGACCGACTACGAAAGCGATGCCTATATGAAACTGATCGAAAGGGTATCTGAACTCAGCGAGAAATTTTATTCCATCGAAGAAATCAATTATGAAGCCGAGGTGGAGAAAGTTTTGAAAGGGCTCGGCTTCCTGCGCGAAGATTTTACGCGTCCGACGTCGGAATTTTCCGGTGGCTGGCGCATGCGCATTGAGTTGGCGAAAATCCTGCTCAAAAAACCGGACCTGATCCTGCTCGATGAGCCTACAAACCACATGGATATCGAAAGCATCGAATGGCTGGAGGATTTCTTGATCAATTCGGCCAAAGCGGTCATTGTCATTTCCCACGACCGCGCTTTCGTCGACAACATTACAAACCGGACCATAGAGGTGACCATGGGCCGTATTTACGACTATAAGGCGAAATATTCCCACTACCTCGAACTGCGCAAAGACCGTCGTTTACACCAGCAGAAGGCGTACGAGGAACAGCAAAAGATGATTGCCGAGAACATGGAATTCATCGAACGTTTCAAAGGCACTTATTCCAAGACGCTGCAGGTACAATCCCGCGTGAAGATGCTCGAAAAGCTGGAGTTGGTCGAAGTCGACGAAGTCGATACGTCGGCATTGCGCCTGAAATTCCCGCCATCGCCAAGAAGCGGGCAGTATCCGGTGGTCGTTAACGGCCTGTCAAAGCACTATGATGGGCACGTTGTTTTTAACGACGCCAACCTCGTCATTGAAAGAGGGCAGAAGGTGGCCTTCGTAGGGAAGAACGGAGAGGGGAAATCGACGATGGTCAAAGCCATCATGAAAGAACTCACACCGGACTCCGGTAAAGTCGAGATCGGCCACAACGCTCAGATTGGCTATTTTGCTCAGAACCAGGCGTCACTGCTTGACGGGGAGCTCACGGTCTTCGAAACCATCGACCGTATTGCTGAAGGCGACATCCGTACCCAGATCAAGAATTTACTTGGCGCCTTTATGTTTGGTGGTGATGATGTACAGAAGAAAGTGAAAGTGCTTTCCGGCGGCGAGAAAACCCGTCTGGCGATGATTAAACTGCTGCTCGAACCGGTAAATGTCCTGATTCTCGATGAGCCTACGAACCACCTTGACATGAAAACCAAGGATATCATCAAGGATGCGCTCAGGGATTTCGATGGCACGCTGGTGCTCGTCTCGCACGATCGTGATTTCCTTGACGGCCTGGCTGAAAAAGTATTCGAGTTTGGAAACAAACGCGTTAAAGAGCATTTTGAAGACATCAAAGGGTTTCTTGCCCATAAGAAAATGGAAAGCCTGCGGGAAATTGAAAAGTAA
- a CDS encoding DUF6929 family protein — MPLPSGLSPPAMVTCAIRPYFQIPGISAASGILYHDRTLYLIADNSQYLYVFDPATDRCSTVPLAADPAEHIPKPAKPDVESLTLYKNRIYAFGSGSKPNRCLLYIYDLRSGSVVTEDLSARYESLQRSASVPASEFNIEGAVFRDGHWLFFQRGNGAGGCNGVFISRNEPGNAVRFVPVHLPDIDGFAASFTDATTVGDAIFFLASAEDTKSTYEDGTIIGSIFGRMNPENYHVEDVMMIPGRHKFEGLTFYRQTETALEFLVCEDSDSDEKTATIYLMTVPRALSYNP; from the coding sequence ATGCCGCTTCCATCCGGGCTATCCCCACCCGCCATGGTCACCTGCGCTATCCGTCCTTACTTCCAGATCCCGGGCATCAGTGCCGCCTCGGGGATTTTGTACCATGACCGCACCTTGTACCTGATTGCCGACAACAGCCAATACCTTTACGTGTTCGATCCCGCAACGGATCGTTGCAGTACGGTGCCGCTCGCAGCCGATCCCGCTGAACATATCCCAAAGCCCGCTAAACCTGATGTGGAATCATTGACACTGTACAAGAATCGTATTTACGCCTTCGGTTCCGGATCAAAGCCTAACCGGTGCCTGCTGTATATTTACGATCTACGTTCCGGCAGCGTCGTCACCGAAGACCTCTCTGCACGTTACGAAAGCCTGCAACGCAGTGCCTCAGTGCCTGCATCGGAATTCAATATTGAAGGTGCGGTATTCCGTGACGGCCACTGGCTGTTTTTCCAGCGCGGCAACGGCGCGGGTGGCTGCAACGGCGTCTTTATTTCAAGGAATGAACCCGGGAATGCCGTGCGGTTCGTCCCGGTACACCTTCCGGATATCGACGGATTTGCCGCATCATTTACAGACGCAACTACAGTCGGTGACGCGATTTTTTTCCTGGCGTCGGCGGAAGATACCAAATCGACCTACGAGGATGGCACCATCATCGGCAGTATTTTCGGAAGGATGAACCCCGAAAATTACCATGTCGAGGACGTCATGATGATTCCGGGCAGGCACAAATTCGAAGGCCTTACCTTTTACCGGCAGACCGAAACCGCATTGGAATTCCTGGTTTGCGAGGACAGCGATTCTGACGAAAAAACGGCCACCATTTACCTGATGACCGTTCCGAGAGCGTTATCGTATAACCCCTGA
- a CDS encoding PPK2 family polyphosphate kinase, with product MEKIKAADFRVTEGISLSDIPTKIDIGASEDKVIKKLAKTRQKLSSMQDVMYAHKKYNVLVCFQGMDTSGKDSLIREVFREFNPRGVEVQSFKTPTSAELEHDYLWRHYIRLPEKGKFGVFNRSHYENVLISRVHPEYVLGEDIPGIESVEDIPKDFWKKRLREIRNFESHLVNNGTIIMKFFLHISKEEQRERLLRRLDEEKHNWKFSPDDLKERDCWEAYQEFYEEAINETSVRQAPWFIIPADDKDVARLITAKIIRQEMKQYKDITEPELSDEVKDRIAFYRKKLGEGK from the coding sequence ATGGAAAAAATCAAAGCAGCCGATTTTAGGGTGACTGAAGGCATTTCCTTAAGTGACATCCCTACGAAAATAGACATCGGCGCCAGCGAAGACAAGGTCATAAAGAAGCTGGCCAAGACACGGCAAAAGCTCAGCAGCATGCAGGATGTGATGTATGCCCACAAGAAATACAATGTGCTGGTGTGCTTCCAGGGAATGGACACGTCCGGGAAAGACAGCCTGATCCGGGAAGTGTTCCGGGAATTTAACCCGCGCGGCGTGGAAGTGCAGAGTTTCAAGACCCCGACATCAGCGGAGCTCGAGCACGATTACCTCTGGCGGCACTACATCCGATTGCCTGAAAAAGGAAAATTCGGTGTATTTAACCGATCACATTACGAAAATGTGCTGATCAGCCGTGTGCATCCGGAATATGTGCTCGGTGAAGACATTCCCGGGATTGAATCCGTTGAGGACATCCCGAAGGATTTCTGGAAAAAGCGCCTCAGGGAAATCCGGAATTTTGAGTCCCATCTCGTGAACAACGGCACCATCATCATGAAATTCTTCCTGCACATCAGCAAGGAAGAACAGCGCGAGCGCTTGCTGCGGCGCCTTGATGAGGAAAAGCACAACTGGAAATTTTCGCCGGATGACCTTAAGGAGCGTGACTGCTGGGAGGCCTACCAGGAATTTTATGAGGAAGCGATCAACGAAACGTCGGTCAGGCAGGCACCCTGGTTCATCATTCCTGCTGATGACAAGGATGTGGCGCGGCTCATTACGGCAAAAATCATCCGCCAGGAAATGAAGCAATACAAGGATATTACCGAACCGGAACTCAGCGACGAAGTGAAAGACCGTATTGCCTTTTACAGGAAAAAGCTTGGTGAGGGAAAATAA
- a CDS encoding MATE family efflux transporter, with the protein MFAQYTKEFRYNLKLAYPVILGMIGHVMIQIVDNIMVGKLGSTELAAVSLGNSMIFVAMSLGIGFSTAITPIVGEGDVEKDTGKIRAAFHHGLFLCSILGVVLFLLVVLAKPVMELLQQPPEVIVLAKPYLDWVAFSLVPLIIYQGYKQFADGLSMTKFSMYAIVMANIVHVGINYCLIYGVWIFPEMGIVGAALGTVISRILMVTFMHIILSRQEKLKSYFKGFTFAEIKKSMLRKIINLGLPSAMQMMFEVVLFTAAIWLCGNIGKTSQAANQIALSLASFTFMFAMGLSVVSMIRVSNQRGLQDYNNLVVVARSIFLLSIIIEIVFALLFIAFHQSLPYLFLNMDNTLQEVDNAEVISIASKLLVVAAVFQISDGIQVVVLGALRGLQDVKIPMYITFVAYWVIGFPISWYLGEHTELKAAGVWIGLLAGLTAAALFLYIRFHYLTKKMRNQPIDPSGQTKPMNNAWH; encoded by the coding sequence ATGTTTGCACAATACACCAAAGAATTCCGCTACAACCTTAAACTCGCATACCCGGTGATCCTGGGAATGATCGGGCATGTGATGATCCAGATCGTCGATAACATCATGGTGGGTAAACTGGGCAGCACCGAACTGGCTGCGGTGTCGTTGGGCAACAGCATGATTTTTGTAGCGATGTCATTGGGCATCGGTTTTTCCACGGCCATAACCCCGATTGTCGGCGAGGGCGATGTGGAAAAAGATACGGGCAAGATCCGGGCGGCGTTCCACCACGGTTTGTTCCTGTGTTCCATCTTAGGTGTCGTGCTGTTCCTGCTGGTAGTGCTTGCAAAACCGGTAATGGAGTTGCTGCAGCAGCCGCCTGAAGTGATCGTGCTTGCGAAACCCTACCTGGACTGGGTGGCATTTTCGCTGGTCCCACTGATCATTTATCAGGGATACAAGCAATTTGCCGATGGTTTATCGATGACAAAATTCTCGATGTATGCGATCGTGATGGCCAACATCGTGCACGTTGGCATCAACTATTGCCTGATTTACGGCGTATGGATTTTTCCCGAAATGGGCATTGTCGGGGCGGCGTTGGGCACGGTGATTTCCCGCATACTGATGGTGACCTTCATGCACATCATCCTGTCACGCCAGGAAAAACTCAAATCCTATTTTAAAGGCTTTACTTTCGCCGAGATCAAAAAAAGTATGCTCCGCAAAATCATCAACCTGGGTTTGCCCTCAGCAATGCAGATGATGTTTGAAGTGGTGCTTTTTACCGCTGCGATCTGGCTTTGCGGAAATATCGGTAAAACGAGCCAGGCGGCCAACCAGATTGCGTTAAGCCTCGCCTCCTTTACCTTTATGTTTGCAATGGGACTCAGCGTAGTCTCCATGATCCGGGTGAGCAACCAGCGCGGTTTGCAGGATTATAATAACCTGGTCGTTGTTGCGCGCTCGATATTCCTGCTGTCGATTATTATCGAGATCGTATTTGCGCTGCTGTTTATCGCTTTTCACCAAAGCCTGCCGTACCTGTTCCTCAATATGGACAACACGTTGCAGGAAGTCGACAATGCCGAGGTCATTTCCATCGCGTCGAAGTTACTCGTCGTAGCCGCTGTTTTCCAGATTTCCGACGGCATACAGGTGGTCGTACTCGGCGCCTTACGTGGCTTGCAGGATGTAAAGATCCCAATGTATATTACGTTTGTTGCGTATTGGGTCATCGGTTTCCCGATTTCGTGGTACCTCGGGGAACACACGGAACTGAAAGCGGCCGGTGTCTGGATCGGATTGCTCGCAGGGCTTACGGCCGCAGCATTATTTTTGTATATTCGCTTTCATTATCTAACAAAAAAGATGCGGAATCAGCCAATCGATCCGTCGGGCCAAACAAAGCCGATGAACAACGCCTGGCACTAA
- a CDS encoding ATP-binding cassette domain-containing protein, with protein MNSITLDGITPKYFVPKTMATAATIWNTKTTFTKGEYYLVIAPSGSGKSTLATAMLGNHFEYDGTILYDLVSLKTQSLEQIVAFRRNQLQLLFQDVRLIPDLTVRENVLLRTFGKKNADFESKLQSYADTLGILPLLDKKAKNCSYGERQRSAIVRSLINPTDFLVYDECFSHLDLKNKQIAFDLIIRVAEAHGSGVIFFELNDFPFPHQCHILNL; from the coding sequence ATGAATAGCATCACGCTCGACGGCATCACGCCAAAATACTTTGTCCCGAAAACAATGGCGACTGCCGCTACGATCTGGAACACGAAAACCACTTTCACGAAAGGCGAATATTATCTTGTGATTGCGCCATCCGGAAGTGGAAAATCGACTTTGGCAACGGCGATGCTCGGGAATCATTTTGAATATGACGGGACTATTTTATATGACCTGGTAAGTCTCAAAACGCAGTCGCTTGAGCAGATTGTGGCGTTCCGAAGGAACCAGCTCCAGTTGCTTTTTCAGGATGTGCGCCTGATCCCGGACCTTACCGTCCGTGAGAATGTGCTGTTGCGGACGTTCGGTAAAAAGAATGCCGACTTTGAAAGCAAGCTGCAATCGTACGCGGACACGCTGGGCATATTGCCGCTACTTGACAAAAAGGCGAAGAACTGTTCCTACGGGGAAAGACAACGTTCCGCGATCGTGCGTAGCCTCATAAACCCGACTGATTTTCTCGTGTATGACGAATGTTTCAGCCACCTCGACCTCAAAAACAAGCAAATTGCATTTGACCTGATTATTCGGGTGGCCGAGGCGCATGGGAGCGGTGTGATATTTTTTGAGCTCAATGATTTTCCGTTCCCGCATCAATGCCATATCCTGAATTTATGA
- the meaB gene encoding methylmalonyl Co-A mutase-associated GTPase MeaB: MPDKNKRPATLQEKAGIPPPDTVSAQSAQQVRNYRRIQPSAEALISGIIRGDKTALSRAITLIESTNPDHFEKATTVINGCLPHANRSVRIGITGVPGVGKSTFIEAFGSQLTAIGRKVAVLAVDPSSTLSHGSILGDKTRMEELVKDERAYIRPSASGEALGGVARKTREAIILCEAAGFDIIVIETVGVGQSETAVHSMTDFFLLLKISGAGDELQGIKRGIMEMADAIVINKADGDNIKRAQLAKTEFNRALHLFPAKDSGWQPTVSTCSAVEKTGIGAVWETISEYLRLTKSNGFFEKRRAAQNQYWMMETIERQLKERFFNNSDISASLDDMKRAVQQGEISPFAAARLLLEQYFKA, from the coding sequence TTGCCAGACAAAAACAAAAGACCCGCGACACTTCAGGAAAAGGCCGGCATCCCGCCGCCAGATACCGTCAGCGCCCAGTCAGCGCAGCAGGTACGCAATTATAGACGCATCCAGCCCAGTGCCGAAGCGTTGATATCAGGCATCATCCGCGGAGACAAAACAGCTTTGAGCCGAGCCATCACGCTGATTGAAAGCACCAACCCGGATCATTTTGAAAAAGCGACAACAGTCATAAATGGCTGCCTGCCACATGCCAACCGATCGGTGCGTATCGGGATCACCGGGGTGCCCGGCGTAGGGAAAAGTACCTTCATCGAGGCGTTCGGCTCCCAGCTCACCGCAATCGGCAGGAAGGTAGCCGTACTGGCAGTAGATCCGAGCAGCACCCTTTCGCACGGCAGCATCCTGGGCGACAAAACCCGCATGGAAGAACTCGTTAAAGATGAGCGGGCTTACATCAGGCCCTCAGCCTCAGGAGAAGCTTTGGGCGGCGTGGCGAGGAAAACGCGTGAAGCGATCATTTTATGTGAAGCGGCGGGGTTTGACATTATCGTGATTGAAACCGTCGGTGTGGGACAGAGTGAGACGGCCGTACACAGCATGACCGACTTCTTTCTGCTGCTCAAGATATCCGGCGCGGGCGACGAGCTGCAGGGCATCAAGCGCGGCATCATGGAAATGGCCGATGCGATTGTCATCAACAAAGCAGACGGCGACAATATCAAAAGGGCCCAGCTCGCTAAAACGGAATTCAACAGGGCGCTGCATTTATTCCCGGCAAAAGATTCGGGATGGCAGCCGACGGTTTCCACGTGCAGCGCAGTGGAGAAGACCGGTATTGGAGCCGTGTGGGAAACCATCTCGGAATACCTCCGGCTCACTAAATCCAATGGCTTCTTTGAAAAACGGCGCGCGGCGCAAAACCAGTACTGGATGATGGAAACGATCGAGCGCCAACTCAAGGAAAGGTTTTTCAACAACAGCGACATTTCGGCATCTTTGGACGATATGAAAAGGGCCGTGCAGCAGGGTGAAATATCCCCATTTGCAGCGGCCCGTCTTTTATTGGAACAGTATTTTAAAGCCTAA
- a CDS encoding AEC family transporter, with the protein MENILLIFICLFVGLMLQRVRQLPAQAHKVLNLFVIYVSLPALALYYIPKIVLGPALLYPLGVAWIGFGFSFLFFRTLGQWLKWPRRLTGCLIIVSGLGNTSFVGFPVIQALYGEQGLQTAIIVDQPGSFVVMATLGIITAMVFSGNKPDLRTISMKILIFPPFVAFVLAAVMNLLNTDFPTLLQQSLQKLGATVTPIALVSVGLQLTFDVKSRHWRFLSLGLLFKLFLTPALIFILYRCILGEKGMAIDVSVMEAAMAPMITGAIVASGYGLKPKLSSMMIGIGIPLSFLTLCFWHWILSVA; encoded by the coding sequence ATGGAAAACATCCTACTGATTTTTATCTGCCTGTTTGTAGGGCTGATGCTGCAGCGGGTCCGGCAATTGCCCGCGCAGGCCCATAAGGTATTGAACCTGTTTGTCATTTACGTCTCGCTTCCTGCGCTGGCGCTGTACTACATACCGAAAATCGTTCTGGGTCCTGCACTGCTGTATCCGCTGGGCGTGGCCTGGATCGGATTCGGTTTTTCGTTCTTATTCTTCCGCACACTGGGACAATGGCTGAAATGGCCGCGCAGGCTTACGGGCTGCCTGATCATCGTGTCCGGGTTGGGGAATACGTCATTCGTAGGGTTTCCGGTCATACAGGCCTTGTATGGAGAACAGGGACTGCAGACGGCCATCATTGTGGATCAACCGGGCTCATTCGTGGTGATGGCCACGTTGGGGATCATTACGGCGATGGTGTTTTCCGGCAACAAACCCGATCTGCGTACGATATCGATGAAGATATTGATTTTCCCGCCGTTTGTCGCGTTTGTACTGGCTGCAGTCATGAACCTGCTTAACACCGATTTCCCAACGCTTTTGCAACAGTCACTGCAGAAACTCGGCGCGACGGTGACCCCTATCGCCCTGGTGTCAGTAGGTTTACAGCTTACGTTTGACGTGAAGAGCAGGCACTGGCGTTTTTTGTCGCTTGGGTTGTTGTTTAAACTATTTTTGACGCCCGCGTTGATTTTCATATTGTACCGGTGCATCCTTGGGGAAAAAGGAATGGCGATCGACGTCTCGGTGATGGAAGCGGCGATGGCACCGATGATTACCGGTGCGATCGTGGCTTCGGGTTACGGACTCAAGCCGAAACTGAGCAGTATGATGATCGGGATTGGGATTCCGTTGTCGTTCCTGACCCTGTGTTTTTGGCACTGGATACTGTCCGTCGCGTAG
- a CDS encoding FAD-binding oxidoreductase, whose product MNQITDGTIIAALQQIAGQSFVFSDVDTLTHYGHDETEDYSFPPGVVVKPGTASEVSAIMRLANEHHLPVVPIGGRTGLSGGALSIHGGIGLSMERFNKIIHIDEQNLQVTVEPGVITQTLRERVASTGLFYPVDPSSQGSCFIGGNVAENSGGARAVKYGVTKDYVLNLEVALPNGEIIWTGANTLKNATGYNLTQLMVGSEGTLGIITKIVLKLLPAHTHNILMLVPFYKAEEACEAVSAIFRAGIVPSALEFMERDAIDWAVQYVDGLSVAVKHGIEAHLLIEVDGNHPDVLFSEAEKIMAVVENFEIDEVLFADTEDQKNALWKMRRSIAEAVKSNSVYKEEDTVVPRYELPKLLRGIKEIGTKYGFRSVCYGHAGDGNLHVNIIKGDMSDERWKTEVPKGIREIFSLTVALKGTLSGEHGIGYVQKNYMDIAFSAPHLAVMRGIKKVFDPNNILNPGKIFPDQH is encoded by the coding sequence ATGAATCAAATAACCGATGGTACGATAATCGCCGCGTTGCAGCAGATTGCTGGTCAGTCCTTTGTTTTTTCGGATGTTGACACCCTGACACACTACGGGCATGATGAAACAGAGGATTACAGTTTTCCGCCCGGTGTCGTCGTAAAACCGGGGACAGCATCGGAGGTTTCCGCGATTATGCGACTGGCCAATGAACACCACCTCCCTGTTGTCCCGATAGGCGGCAGGACCGGTTTGAGCGGCGGTGCCTTGAGCATTCACGGCGGCATCGGGCTTTCGATGGAACGTTTCAATAAGATTATCCACATTGATGAGCAGAATTTGCAGGTAACCGTTGAGCCGGGTGTGATTACCCAGACGCTTAGGGAACGTGTGGCAAGTACAGGGCTTTTTTATCCGGTGGATCCCAGCAGCCAGGGCAGCTGTTTCATAGGCGGGAATGTCGCCGAGAACTCGGGCGGCGCACGCGCAGTGAAATACGGTGTGACAAAAGACTATGTGCTGAATCTCGAAGTGGCGCTGCCTAATGGCGAAATCATCTGGACGGGCGCCAACACATTAAAAAATGCAACGGGCTATAACCTCACCCAGTTGATGGTTGGCAGCGAAGGGACCTTGGGCATCATCACGAAGATTGTATTGAAATTGCTGCCGGCCCATACGCATAATATCCTGATGCTGGTACCATTTTACAAGGCCGAAGAGGCTTGTGAAGCGGTCTCAGCGATTTTCAGGGCGGGAATCGTGCCGAGCGCACTCGAGTTTATGGAGCGCGATGCCATTGACTGGGCGGTACAATATGTGGATGGACTCAGTGTCGCTGTAAAGCACGGCATCGAGGCGCATTTACTGATAGAGGTGGACGGCAATCATCCCGACGTACTGTTTTCGGAAGCTGAAAAGATTATGGCAGTGGTAGAAAATTTTGAGATTGATGAGGTGCTTTTTGCCGATACTGAAGACCAGAAAAATGCACTGTGGAAAATGCGGCGCAGCATCGCCGAAGCGGTCAAATCGAATTCGGTTTACAAGGAAGAGGATACGGTAGTGCCGCGTTATGAGTTGCCTAAGTTGCTGCGGGGCATCAAAGAAATCGGTACCAAGTACGGATTCAGATCCGTTTGCTATGGTCATGCCGGCGACGGGAACCTGCACGTAAACATCATAAAGGGCGACATGTCTGACGAGCGCTGGAAGACAGAGGTGCCGAAGGGCATCCGTGAAATCTTCAGCCTGACTGTTGCGCTAAAAGGGACGCTGTCAGGAGAGCACGGCATCGGATATGTGCAGAAAAATTATATGGACATCGCGTTCAGCGCGCCACACCTGGCTGTGATGCGCGGCATCAAGAAGGTTTTCGATCCGAACAATATATTGAATCCCGGGAAAATTTTCCCTGACCAGCACTGA